The nucleotide sequence GCGAGCCACGATCGCTATTTCCTAGACCGGGTGTGTAGTGATTTATATGCGATTGAACCCGGGGGGTTCTTACAACATCAGCCCGGTGGATGGACCGCCTGGCGAGAAGCGCAAGGTGAAGCGGAACGTGCCCGCAAACGAATGGCTAAAGACGCAAACAATCTGGCCTTAGCTCAAGTGAAAGCCAAGGAATCGCCCAAACCTAAAACAAAGCTAGGCTTTAATGAACAGCGTGAATATCAAGAGCTTGGGCCGCGGATGGATGCGCTAAGCGCACAGATTACGGAGCTGGAAACGCGACTTGCAACCCAAGCCGTATCAGCTAGTCATACCGATCTAGCTGCCTGGGGTGAACAACTCACCCAGTTACGAGGCGAACTTGATGATGCAGAAATGCGTTGGCTTGAATTAGCTGAACTGGCCGGTGAATAAGGGCAATGACTCATAGATTGGTACCCATGGCTGAACAACCTCAATCCGAAACGACCGCTCCTACTCAATTAGAAGGCCCGCTCGTTTGGGTTGATTTAGAGATGACCGGGCTAGAGCCTGACACCGATGTGATTCTAGAAATTGCCATCATCGTGACTGACGGCAAGCTCGATCAGATTATTGAAGGGCCCAACCTTGTTATCCACGCGTCTGATGAGTTGCTCGACAACATGCCTCAAATTGTGGTGGATATGCATGAAGCCAGTGGCTTAACTGATCGGGTACGCGCAAGCACGTTGACTGTTGAAGAAGCCGAATCCCAGGTTATGGAATGGCTGCTTCAATACGTACCCGACCCCAATGTGGCCCCGCTTGCAGGTAATAGCGTGCACTCAGACCGTGCATTTATGAAAAAATATATGCCCACGCTAGAAAAACATGTGCACTACCGCAACGTTGACGTATCCACGATTAAAGAACTGGTGAAGCGTTGGGCACCCGAGATTGCTGAGCAAGAGCCCGAGAAGGTAGGCAACCATCGAGCTCTCGGTGACATTCGTGACTCTATCGACCAGTTACAGTTCTATCGTCAGCGCGTGTTCATTGAGGCCGTTCAGTAATTCCATATCGGCCCCGTTGCAGAGCCTATTCAAATCGGCTGACATCACGAACTGCGCCTTTATCGGCACTCGTGGCCATAAGGGCGTAAGCCTTTAACGCCGCACTAACATTGCGGGGTCGGGCGTGGCGGGGGGTATAGGCCTTTGAACCACGAGCTTCTTGTGCGTCACGGCGTTGTGCGATCACCTCATCAGAGACTAAGAGATTGATCGATCGATTCGGAATATCAATCTCAATTTCATCACCGTCTTCAACCAGGGCGATCAAGCCACCAGCGGCGGCTTCGGGTGACGCGTGACCAATACTCAATCCACTTGTACCACCACTAAATCGACCATCAGTGAGGAGAGCACAAGCCTTCCCTAAACCGACACTCTTGAGGTAGGAGGTGGGGTACAGCATCTCTTGCATACCTGGGCCTCCGCGTGGCCCTTCATAACGGATGACCACCACATCACCAGCTTTGACCTTGCGGTTCAAAATACCTTCAACGGCGCTGTCCTGGCTTTCATACACCACTGCCGTACCCGTGAATTGCAAACTGCCTTCATCAACCCCTGCCGTTTTCACGATGCAACCATCTTCGGCGATATTGCCAAAGAGAACGGCCAGGCCACCATCAGGTGACCATGCATGGGCAAGGTCACGGATACAGCCGTTTGCCCGATCGGTATCAAGAGTATCCCAACGTTCTTCTTGGCTGAACGGCTGGGTGGTTCGCCGGTTGCCGGGAGCGGCGAGATAGCCCGTTTTGATCTGGTCACTGATGTCAGCCATCACGTCGTACGTATCAAGCACGTGGGCAAGGTTGTCTCCGGCAACCGTAGTAACGCTGGTATCTAAAAGTCCGGCACGGTTAAGCTCACCAAGAATCCCGATCACTCCGCCAGCACGATGGACATCTTCCATATGGAATTGATTGGTACTCGGGGCGACCTTGCACAGGTGGGGAACCTTGCGGCTCAGCCGGTCGATATCTGCCATGGTGAAGGGCACCTCGGCTTCACGTGCAGCGGCTAATAAGTGCAGCACCGTATTTGATGACCCTCCCATTGCAATATCAAGGGCCATCGCATTTTCAAAGGCTGCCATCGTGGCGATGGACCGTGGCAACACGGTGTCGTTCTCTTCGAGGTAATACATACGGCAGAGGTCAACGATTCGCTTGCCTGCCTTAACAAACAACTCGCGCCGGTCTGCATGTGTCGCCAACAGAGACCCGTTCATGGGGAGAGAAAGGCCCATCGCCTCAGTCAAACAGTTCATAGAGTTTGCGGTAAACATTCCAGAACATGACCCACAGGTCGGACAGGCTGCGGCCTCCATCGCCGATAAGTCCTCATCGGAAACGGAGTCATCTGCCCCGGCGATCATCGCATCAACGAGGTCAAGGCGAGCGGTCGTGCCACCGACGATGCCTTTACCCGCTTCCATCGGCCCACCAGAAACAAATATGGCAGGAATATTTAACCGGAGAGCTGCCATCAACATGCCAGGAGTGATCTTGTCACAGTTCGAGATACACACCAGCGCATCGGCACAATGGGCGTTGGCCATATATTCAACACTGTCAGCAATGAGGTCACGGCTAGGTAAGGAGTACAACATGCCGTCGTGGCCCATAGCGATCCCATCATCAACGGCAATAGTGTTAAATTCTTTGGCTACTCCACCGGCCTCAACAATCGCTTCGGACACAAGTGCGCCCATATTGCGCAAATGAACATGGCCGGGAACAAACTGCGTGAAGGAATTAGCGACCGCAATAATTGGCTTACCGAAATCCCCGTCAACCATTCCTGTTGCACGCCATAGCGCGCGAGCGCCTGCCATTTTCCGTCCACTTGTTGACGTTGCTGATCGCAATTGGGGCACGGGTATTCCTCCTGTCAGAGATTTAGAAGACACCAGTTTGCACGTTTTTGTTGACATCGGGTCAAACTCATGTCATTACTGGTGGTCATGTTCAACAAGTCCGTCGCCCTAATTATTGGCCTGCTGGTTATTACCAACAGGTCGTGTTTGGCTGTGGACGAATTGTAAGAACAATTGCCTTACGCACGACCTACCGAATTGCCGGGAGGTCGTTTTTTTATTCCAATAATCCCGATCGATCCGATTCCTTCGACAGAGGAGACCCCAATGACGATGACCGCCGCACAAGTGCTCATGCGCTCGCTCGAACATGCCGGCGTAGATGTAGTATTCGGTCATCCAGGTGGTGCCATTCTCGCCGCCTACGACTCGGTATATGACAGCCCCATCCGTCACATACTTGCTCGACACGAACAGTGTGCTGGGCATATGGCCTCAGGATATGCCCATGCAACTGGTCGAGTGGGGGTTGCCATTGCAACAAGCGGTCCAGGAGCAACCAACCTCGTGACCGCATTGGGAGACGCAATGATGGACAGTGTGCCGATGGTTGCCATTACCGGACAGGTTGCCCGTGCTTCGGTGGGTAACGATGCCTTTCAAGAGGCTGATATGACCGGTATTACTCACCCGGTGACCAAACACAATGAGTTGGTTATCGACCCTGAACGGACAGCGGAAGCGGTTGCCGAAGCATTTCACATTGCAGGTACCGGGAGAAAAGGGCCGGTCGCATTAGATTTCCCCAAAGATGTATTGGCTGCCACGGTCCCCTCATTCCGTTGGCCTAAACAGCTTAATCTTCCGGGGTACAAACCCACCTTAAGCGGGCATAAAGGGATGGTTAAGCAAGCATCCAAAGAAATCGTGCGGGCCAAACGCCCGGTCTTGTATGTCGGTGGTGGTGCCGTTGCGGCAGGGGCACAAGATGAAGTAATGCGCTTGGCTGAAACCTACCAAATCCCTGTTGTCACTACCCTCATGGCGCGTGGATTAATGCCTGAGTCGCACTCCTTATGTATGGGAATGCCTGGTATGCATGGACATTGGACTGCTATTCAGGCCATCCAGGAATCAGACCTCTTAATTGCCATTGGCACCCGATTTGATGATCGTGTAACGGGGTTGGTCAGTGCATTTGCTCCTCATGCCCGTGTCATTCACATTGATATTGATCCCGCTGAGATCGGCAAGATTCGTATGGCTGAAGTCCCTATCGTCGGTGATGCGAAAGTGGTGCTCAACCAACTCCTCGAACGGATGGAAAAAGACAAAGTTGTTATCCAGACCAAAGAATGGATTACCACACTGCATGAGTGGCAACGTGAGCATCCACTTATTAATGAACAAGAACCCGGTGGACCGTTAACGCCACAAACCGTGTTGAAGGTACTTGACGAGTTGCGTGATGAAGACTCAATCATCACGGCAGGAGTCGGTCAACATCAGATGTGGGCTGCGCAATGGCTTGATTGGAAACGCCCCCGCACATGGATTAATTCAGGTGGTGCCGGCACGATGGGATATGCCGTTCCGGCCGCAATCGGTGCGAAAGCAGGATGCCCAGATCGTCAAGTCATCGCCATTGATGGGGATGGGTCCTTTCAGATGACGAGTCAAGAACTGGCAACGGCCACCACCGAGCAATTACCCATCTGTGTGGTTGTATTGAATAACGGGGTGCTGGGGATGGTTCGCCAGTGGCAAGAGTTGTTCTATAACAAACGATATAGCCAGACAGACTTAACGCGAACCAGCCCAGATTTAGTGAAATTAGCTGAAGCCTACGGGGGAGTAGGATTCAGAATTACCAACGAAGAAGAAGTACGTGACGTATTGGAACAAGCCTTCGCTATCCGCGACAAGTTGGTCATCGTCGATGTTTGGATTGACCCTGATGCGAAGGTATTTCCGATGGTGCCAGTTGGTCAATCAAACTCCAACGTCATAGAGAGTGCTGCTGAGTGGTACGCCTCAGAAGCGGCCAAAGCCGCTACGTCATCAAATATCGCACCAAGCTAGGAGCTCCCCATGTCCCAACGCACCACTCCCTTCCATACGCTCAGTGTGCTGGTTGAAGATAAACCGGGCATCTTAGCTAAAGTCGTCGGACTGTTTAGCCGCCGTGGATTCAATATTTTGAGCCTTGCCGTAGGTAATACCCACAGCCCTGGCTTTAGTCGCATCACAATTGTTGTTCGTGCCGAACGTCACTCCATCGACCAAGTGATGAAACAGTTACACAAGCTGATCAACACCCACAAAGTGATGGAGCTTTATCCCAATGACAGTGTTGAACGTATTTTGGCGATGATCAAAGTACGAACCGGCAGCGCCTCCGAACGGGCCGATGTGCTCCAGGTTGTTGATATCTTCCGTTCGAGGACGGTTGATGTTGGCCCTCATTCCCTCACGATCGAAGCCACTGGCACCCGTTCCAAGATTGATGCGCTCCTTGAAATGTTACGTCCCTACGGCGTGATCGAAATGGTGCAGTCCGGTGCGATCACGATCGGCCGTGGCAGTGAGACGATCACTGAGCGCCTGTCTATTCAAGAGCGTCGCGCCCGCGAACAACAGTACTAATTCAATGTATATAAACGGTTATTAAAGGAGAATCTATGTCTCACTCACCAGCAACGATGTATTACGCCAAGGATGCAAACCCGGATGTCTTTAAGGGGCGGACGGTAGCGGTGCTTGGCTACGGGAGCCAAGGCCATGCCCACGCGGGCAACTTAGCTGATTCCGGTGTGAACGTTCTCGTTGGGTTACGTGAAGGTTCCGCAAGCCGCGCCGAGGCTGAAGCAGCCGGTCATGAAGTCACAACAGTTGCCGATGCCGCTAAACGAGCTGACATCATTATGGTGCTCCTGCCCGATGAGGTTCAGCCAAAGGTGTTCAAGGAAGAGATCGAACCTGGGTTGAACGCTGGTGATGCGTTGCTGTTTGCCCATGGCTTCAATGTGCACTTTGGACAAATCGTCGCCCCCGAAGGGGTGGATGTTGCGATGATCGCACCAAAGGGCCCTGGCCATCTTGTTCGCCGTGTCTTTACCCAAGGTGGCGGTGTACCGGCGCTCTTTGCGGTGCACGTGGACGCAACTGGTAAGGCGCGTGACATTGCGATGGCATGGGCATCCCATGTGGGTGGTGGTCGTGCTGGCATGTTAGAAACAACCTTCCGTGAAGAAACAGAGACGGATCTTTTCGGTGAACAGGCCGTCCTTTGTGGTGGCGCGATGCAACTCGTTAAGAGCGGATTCGAAGTCCTTGTTGACGCGGGGTATCAGCCTGAGATTGCCTATTTTGAATGCCTGCATGAGCTGAAACTCATCGTTGACCTCATGTACGAAGGCGGCATGGCCAAGATGCGGCATTCGATTTCTGACACCGCTGAGTACGGTGATTATGTCTCGGGGCCGCGTGTTATTGATGAATATGTGAAAGAGGAAATGCGCGGTGTGCTTGCCGATATCCAAGACGGCACATTTGCCCGTAACTGGATTTTGGAAAATCAAGCGGGACGCCCCGGTTATGCCGCACTGAAGCGGATAAATGCGGAACATCAGATCGAACAAGTCGGTGAACGGTTGCGCGCCCAAATGACTTGGTTAAACGACAACAAGTAATTCCAACACCTAATCCAACAGACAAGGGATGACCATGGCACACGTCACCATTTTTGATACGACGTTACGAGACGGAGAACAAAGCCCCGGCATCAGCCTCGATCCGAGCGAGAAACTTGAAATTGCGCACCAACTAGCCCGGCTCGGCGTTGATGTGATTGAGGCTGGTTTTCCCGTCGCCAGTGACGGTGATTTCCTCGGCGTGCAGCAAATTGCAAAAGAAGTAGGCAACCTCCCCAACGCGCCAGTCATTTGTGGTCTTGCACGAGCCACCGAGGGTGACGTGCGTCGATGTGCAGAGGCCATTGCACCTGCGGCAACGAGTCGTCTCCACGTTTTTATTTCAACGTCAGATATCCACCGCCAGGAGATGCTAAAGGGTGCGAGCGAGGCTGACATCATTGCCTTGACGACCGAGATGGTCAGCCTGGCAACAACCCTTGCTGACCAAGTGGAGTTCAGCGCACAGGATGCAACCCGAACTGAAACAGGGTTCTTAAAAGAAGTCCTTAAAGCTGCCGTAGATGCGGGTGCTCACACGATCAATGTGCCTGACACCGTTGGCTTTACAATGCCAAGTGAATATGGCGATTTGATTGAAGAGATTGTCGCCTTGGCTGGTGACGCGGTGGTAAGTGTGCACTGCCACAACGACCTTGGTTTAGCGGTGGCCAATAGCCTTGAAGCGGTACGGCGTGGTGCTGGCCAAATTGAAGTCGCCATCAATGGTATCGGGGAGCGAGCAGGGAACTGCTCACTTGAAGAAGTCGTGATGGGTATGACCGTTCGCCATGACCTGATTGGGAAAGACACCCGAATCAATACCAAGGAGATCGGGCGTACTTCTAAGCTGGTTGCCCAGCTGACTGGCTACCCCGTTCAATACAACAAGGCGGTGGTTGGCCGTAACGCCTTTGCCCATGAAAGTGGTATTCACCAGCACGGTGTCCTCGCCAACCGAGCAACCTATGAGATTATGACGGCTGAAGACCTTGGTCTTGTCGGGGCACAGCTCATCTTGGGTAAGCATTCAGGGCGCCATGCCTTTGTTCAAGCGTTACGTGATTTGGGTATCACCTTAGATGAAGCACGTGTGGACGATGCCTTCGCCCAGTTCAAAGCCGTTGCGGACCGCAAACGTGAAGTGACGGCGGACGATCTTGAAGCGATTGTGGTTGATACTGCCGATGTTGGCAGTGAGGTGTGGACGATTGAAATGGCACAGATGATGGGTGGGATTGCCACTGCACCTACCGCCACGGTTCGTGTCCGTCATGTTGCCGAAGACCGAGCGGTAACCGAAGCGGCAGTTGGTGACGGCATGATTGATGCGATCTGTCGGGCTATTAGCCGAGCTTGCGGCGTTGACGATGCCCACCTTGAAGATTTTCGTGTGTCATCCATCACCGCTGGCCGTGATGCCCTTGGCGATGTGACCGTCACGATTCGTCGAGACGGGACAACCTACACCGGCCGTGGATTGTCAACCGATGTCGTTGAAGCAACCGGGCGTGCTTGGCTCGAAGCGTTGAACCGATCAGAACGACTTCGTGATGCACGTAAAGGTCGCACACACTCGAACTTTTAACGATTAAAGACGTTTTTCCGGATTAAACCGGTTTCTGACTAGAGGAGCACTATGCCTAATCCCAAGACGCTTGCCCAGAAAATCTGGGATCGCCATGTCGTTCATTCCGCTTCTGATGGGCCTGACTTGTTGTATATCGATTTGCACTTACTCCATGAGGTCACCAGTCCACAAGCATTTGAAGGACTCCGGCTTGCAGGCCGAACGGTTCGTCGCCCTGATTTGAGTTTGGCCACGATGGACCACAATGTGCCAACGACGAATCGGTCCTTACCTATTGCCGATGATTTGAGTCGTCAGCAAATGGATGTGTTGTCACAAAACTGCAAGGCAGCAGGGATTCCAGTCTTTTCGATGTTTAGTCGGGCTCAAGGCATTGTGCACATGATCGGCCCTGAACTCGGCGTCACACAACCGGGAATGACCATAGTGTGCGGTGATTCACACACCGCTACTCACGGCGCCTTTGGGGCATTGGCCTTTGGAATTGGAACAAGTGAGATTGAACACGTCCTGGCCACCCAGACCCTCGTACAAAACCGGCCCAAAGACATGGCGATTGAAGTGGTGGGTGAGTTGCCACCAGGTACAAGCGCCAAAGACCTTATTTTAGGCATCATCGGACAGATCGGTGTGGATGGCGGTATCGGACACATCATCGAATATCGCGGGGATGCGATACGCAACCTCTCCATGGAAGAACGCATGACGATTTGCAATATGACCATTGAAGGTGGTGGTCGTGCGGGGATGATTGCACCCGACCAAACAACCTTTGACTGGGTGAAGGGGCGCATGTGTGCGCCAAGTGATGATCAGTGGGACCAGGCCGTTTCAAGCTGGCGTGAACTGTACACCGATGAGGGTGCCACCTTTGACACGGTCATTCACTTTGACGCATCTACCCTCGAACCCACGGTCACCTGGGGTACCACACCCTCGATGAGTGTGTCCGTAAGTGCGAATGTACCCCGCCCAGAGGAAACAGCTTCTCCAGAACAAACGCGTCGGTCCTTGGAGTATATGGGGCTGAACGGTGGTGAACGGATCACCGATATCAAGCTCGACCGGATTTTCATTGGCTCATGTACCAATGGTCGTATCAGTGATTTACGTACCGCCGCAGCCATCTTGAAAGGCAAGCGGATTGCGGACAATATCCGGCACGCGATGGTTGTCCCCGGTTCCTATAAGGTCAAGGTACAAGCTGAAGAAGAAGGGTTGGACAAGATCTTTATTGATGCCGGCTTTGAATGGCGCGAACCAGGTTGTTCCATGTGTTTGGGAATGAATCCTGACCAACTCTCACCACAAGAACGTTGCGCAAGCACATCAAACCGAAACTTTGAAGGGCGTCAAGGTAAGGATGGGCGAACCCACTTGGTGAGCCCAGCAATGGCGGCAAGTGCGGCGATTGCCGGCCATTTTGTTGATGCCCGCGACGTCACCCCGTCCACGCTCTAGCACCTGGACTGAAGGAGAAACGATGGAAAAAGTTACCGTAATTACTGGTCACATGGTGCCTATGGGGCGGAACGATGTGGATACCGATCAAATCATGCCCAAACAACACTTAAAACGAATTGAGCGGACAGGGTTCGGTGAGTTCGTCTTTAGTGATTGGCGTGCAGAGGAGGACTTTGTACTCAATGATCCGGCGTATGCCGATGCCAACGTGCTGTTAAGCGGGGTGAACTTTGGGTCAGGTTCAAGCCGTGAACACGCCCCTTGGGGGTTGCAGCAGTACGGTTTTGACGCAGTTGTAGCCGAGAGTTTCGCCGATATTTT is from Stomatohabitans albus and encodes:
- the ilvB gene encoding biosynthetic-type acetolactate synthase large subunit; protein product: MTMTAAQVLMRSLEHAGVDVVFGHPGGAILAAYDSVYDSPIRHILARHEQCAGHMASGYAHATGRVGVAIATSGPGATNLVTALGDAMMDSVPMVAITGQVARASVGNDAFQEADMTGITHPVTKHNELVIDPERTAEAVAEAFHIAGTGRKGPVALDFPKDVLAATVPSFRWPKQLNLPGYKPTLSGHKGMVKQASKEIVRAKRPVLYVGGGAVAAGAQDEVMRLAETYQIPVVTTLMARGLMPESHSLCMGMPGMHGHWTAIQAIQESDLLIAIGTRFDDRVTGLVSAFAPHARVIHIDIDPAEIGKIRMAEVPIVGDAKVVLNQLLERMEKDKVVIQTKEWITTLHEWQREHPLINEQEPGGPLTPQTVLKVLDELRDEDSIITAGVGQHQMWAAQWLDWKRPRTWINSGGAGTMGYAVPAAIGAKAGCPDRQVIAIDGDGSFQMTSQELATATTEQLPICVVVLNNGVLGMVRQWQELFYNKRYSQTDLTRTSPDLVKLAEAYGGVGFRITNEEEVRDVLEQAFAIRDKLVIVDVWIDPDAKVFPMVPVGQSNSNVIESAAEWYASEAAKAATSSNIAPS
- a CDS encoding 2-isopropylmalate synthase → MAHVTIFDTTLRDGEQSPGISLDPSEKLEIAHQLARLGVDVIEAGFPVASDGDFLGVQQIAKEVGNLPNAPVICGLARATEGDVRRCAEAIAPAATSRLHVFISTSDIHRQEMLKGASEADIIALTTEMVSLATTLADQVEFSAQDATRTETGFLKEVLKAAVDAGAHTINVPDTVGFTMPSEYGDLIEEIVALAGDAVVSVHCHNDLGLAVANSLEAVRRGAGQIEVAINGIGERAGNCSLEEVVMGMTVRHDLIGKDTRINTKEIGRTSKLVAQLTGYPVQYNKAVVGRNAFAHESGIHQHGVLANRATYEIMTAEDLGLVGAQLILGKHSGRHAFVQALRDLGITLDEARVDDAFAQFKAVADRKREVTADDLEAIVVDTADVGSEVWTIEMAQMMGGIATAPTATVRVRHVAEDRAVTEAAVGDGMIDAICRAISRACGVDDAHLEDFRVSSITAGRDALGDVTVTIRRDGTTYTGRGLSTDVVEATGRAWLEALNRSERLRDARKGRTHSNF
- the leuC gene encoding 3-isopropylmalate dehydratase large subunit, with protein sequence MPNPKTLAQKIWDRHVVHSASDGPDLLYIDLHLLHEVTSPQAFEGLRLAGRTVRRPDLSLATMDHNVPTTNRSLPIADDLSRQQMDVLSQNCKAAGIPVFSMFSRAQGIVHMIGPELGVTQPGMTIVCGDSHTATHGAFGALAFGIGTSEIEHVLATQTLVQNRPKDMAIEVVGELPPGTSAKDLILGIIGQIGVDGGIGHIIEYRGDAIRNLSMEERMTICNMTIEGGGRAGMIAPDQTTFDWVKGRMCAPSDDQWDQAVSSWRELYTDEGATFDTVIHFDASTLEPTVTWGTTPSMSVSVSANVPRPEETASPEQTRRSLEYMGLNGGERITDIKLDRIFIGSCTNGRISDLRTAAAILKGKRIADNIRHAMVVPGSYKVKVQAEEEGLDKIFIDAGFEWREPGCSMCLGMNPDQLSPQERCASTSNRNFEGRQGKDGRTHLVSPAMAASAAIAGHFVDARDVTPSTL
- the ilvD gene encoding dihydroxy-acid dehydratase, with product MPQLRSATSTSGRKMAGARALWRATGMVDGDFGKPIIAVANSFTQFVPGHVHLRNMGALVSEAIVEAGGVAKEFNTIAVDDGIAMGHDGMLYSLPSRDLIADSVEYMANAHCADALVCISNCDKITPGMLMAALRLNIPAIFVSGGPMEAGKGIVGGTTARLDLVDAMIAGADDSVSDEDLSAMEAAACPTCGSCSGMFTANSMNCLTEAMGLSLPMNGSLLATHADRRELFVKAGKRIVDLCRMYYLEENDTVLPRSIATMAAFENAMALDIAMGGSSNTVLHLLAAAREAEVPFTMADIDRLSRKVPHLCKVAPSTNQFHMEDVHRAGGVIGILGELNRAGLLDTSVTTVAGDNLAHVLDTYDVMADISDQIKTGYLAAPGNRRTTQPFSQEERWDTLDTDRANGCIRDLAHAWSPDGGLAVLFGNIAEDGCIVKTAGVDEGSLQFTGTAVVYESQDSAVEGILNRKVKAGDVVVIRYEGPRGGPGMQEMLYPTSYLKSVGLGKACALLTDGRFSGGTSGLSIGHASPEAAAGGLIALVEDGDEIEIDIPNRSINLLVSDEVIAQRRDAQEARGSKAYTPRHARPRNVSAALKAYALMATSADKGAVRDVSRFE
- the ilvC gene encoding ketol-acid reductoisomerase, yielding MSHSPATMYYAKDANPDVFKGRTVAVLGYGSQGHAHAGNLADSGVNVLVGLREGSASRAEAEAAGHEVTTVADAAKRADIIMVLLPDEVQPKVFKEEIEPGLNAGDALLFAHGFNVHFGQIVAPEGVDVAMIAPKGPGHLVRRVFTQGGGVPALFAVHVDATGKARDIAMAWASHVGGGRAGMLETTFREETETDLFGEQAVLCGGAMQLVKSGFEVLVDAGYQPEIAYFECLHELKLIVDLMYEGGMAKMRHSISDTAEYGDYVSGPRVIDEYVKEEMRGVLADIQDGTFARNWILENQAGRPGYAALKRINAEHQIEQVGERLRAQMTWLNDNK
- the ilvN gene encoding acetolactate synthase small subunit; translated protein: MSQRTTPFHTLSVLVEDKPGILAKVVGLFSRRGFNILSLAVGNTHSPGFSRITIVVRAERHSIDQVMKQLHKLINTHKVMELYPNDSVERILAMIKVRTGSASERADVLQVVDIFRSRTVDVGPHSLTIEATGTRSKIDALLEMLRPYGVIEMVQSGAITIGRGSETITERLSIQERRAREQQY
- the orn gene encoding oligoribonuclease, encoding MAEQPQSETTAPTQLEGPLVWVDLEMTGLEPDTDVILEIAIIVTDGKLDQIIEGPNLVIHASDELLDNMPQIVVDMHEASGLTDRVRASTLTVEEAESQVMEWLLQYVPDPNVAPLAGNSVHSDRAFMKKYMPTLEKHVHYRNVDVSTIKELVKRWAPEIAEQEPEKVGNHRALGDIRDSIDQLQFYRQRVFIEAVQ